One genomic region from Nostoc sphaeroides encodes:
- a CDS encoding aldo/keto reductase: protein MQYRRFGKTNLYLSVFSLGTMRYLADFENAHQTIEQALALGINHLETARGYGKSEEYLGRALKAGLSVPRTRLYITTKISATADADTMRRCIDESLERLQLDYLDCLGIHGLNTWQHLEWVQAKNGCMQAVEEAIADGRVQHVGFSSHGSLELIQAAINTDYFEFVNLHYYYFFQRHAPAIQLAAEKDMGIFIISPADKGGRLYTPPQTLKDLCSPYFPLELNYRFLLADSRITTLSIGPANPNELREPLRIADDDGELTSAENSAFERLENHQKVALKNDKCSQCYACLPCPENINIPEVLRLRNLAVAYDMTDYGQYRYGMFENAGHWFPGMKGDRCTECGDCLPRCPEKLDIPALLEDAHQKLSGKLGRRLWG from the coding sequence ATGCAATACCGACGCTTCGGAAAAACGAATCTGTACCTCTCGGTTTTTTCTCTGGGAACAATGCGCTACTTGGCTGATTTTGAAAATGCTCACCAGACCATTGAACAAGCCTTAGCGCTAGGAATTAATCATCTAGAAACCGCCAGAGGTTACGGCAAAAGTGAGGAGTATCTTGGTAGGGCGTTAAAAGCTGGGTTGTCAGTACCCCGAACGAGGCTTTATATCACTACCAAAATTTCAGCCACAGCAGATGCTGACACCATGCGTCGGTGCATCGACGAATCCTTAGAACGATTACAGCTAGATTATTTAGATTGCTTAGGTATTCATGGCTTGAACACTTGGCAGCATTTAGAGTGGGTGCAAGCCAAAAATGGCTGTATGCAAGCCGTAGAGGAAGCTATTGCTGATGGTCGAGTGCAGCACGTTGGTTTTTCCAGCCACGGGTCATTAGAGCTAATTCAGGCTGCAATAAATACAGATTATTTTGAATTTGTCAATCTGCATTATTACTATTTTTTCCAACGGCACGCACCAGCGATTCAACTAGCTGCCGAAAAGGACATGGGCATTTTCATTATTTCCCCTGCTGATAAGGGAGGGCGGCTCTACACACCACCCCAAACTCTAAAAGACCTCTGTTCACCGTATTTCCCCTTAGAATTAAACTATCGCTTTTTACTTGCTGATAGCCGTATTACTACTTTGAGTATCGGCCCAGCAAACCCAAATGAATTAAGGGAACCTTTGCGAATCGCTGACGATGATGGAGAGTTAACATCAGCCGAAAATTCTGCTTTTGAACGGTTAGAAAATCACCAAAAAGTTGCTTTAAAAAATGATAAGTGTAGCCAATGTTATGCTTGTTTGCCCTGTCCAGAAAATATCAATATTCCAGAGGTGTTGCGGTTACGAAATCTTGCAGTGGCATACGATATGACTGACTATGGGCAATATCGTTACGGAATGTTTGAAAATGCTGGTCATTGGTTCCCTGGAATGAAAGGCGATCGCTGTACAGAATGCGGAGACTGTTTACCTCGGTGTCCAGAAAAGTTAGATATTCCAGCTTTGTTGGAAGATGCTCACCAAAAATTAAGTGGGAAACTAGGTAGGAGATTGTGGGGATAA
- a CDS encoding PPC domain-containing protein has protein sequence MAAEFSLGTLSNTPTLVSNFVGNLDPQDTFSFSLPSSDGNINVALTGLSANVDVTVFKDLNSNGIVDAVDTQLGTSSRSGTSDEAINIANQAAGAYVAQVNRFSSNNSGYNLKLSTTGLTLPSNLLTSDIPVGPLTSSRSFKDSLSNNDTSDIYNFVVNTAGSFRFTLDPVESVDPDLRLIQDINSNLVVDPGEVIAISSVGSGSNDVITNFLNRGDNYFVQVYQFSGDLINYSLTATPV, from the coding sequence ATGGCAGCAGAATTTAGCCTTGGTACACTCAGTAATACCCCAACCCTTGTTAGTAACTTTGTTGGCAATCTCGACCCGCAAGACACCTTTAGTTTCAGCCTACCTAGTAGCGATGGTAACATCAATGTGGCTCTCACTGGCTTGAGCGCTAATGTTGATGTCACAGTGTTCAAGGACTTGAACAGTAATGGAATTGTTGATGCTGTTGACACGCAGCTTGGTACTTCATCTCGTAGTGGCACCTCGGATGAAGCAATTAACATTGCAAACCAGGCAGCAGGAGCTTACGTAGCTCAAGTTAATCGGTTTTCTAGTAATAACAGTGGATATAATTTGAAGCTATCAACCACTGGCCTTACCTTACCCAGTAACCTCCTGACCAGCGATATCCCGGTTGGCCCTCTAACGAGTTCAAGAAGCTTTAAGGACTCCTTGAGCAACAATGATACCTCTGATATCTATAATTTCGTTGTGAACACGGCTGGCAGTTTCAGGTTTACTCTCGATCCGGTCGAGTCTGTTGATCCCGATCTCCGACTTATTCAGGATATTAATAGCAATTTAGTGGTTGATCCTGGCGAGGTTATTGCCATCTCATCTGTTGGTTCCGGCTCAAATGATGTAATTACCAATTTTTTGAATCGTGGTGATAACTACTTTGTCCAGGTCTATCAATTCTCCGGCGACTTGATTAACTACAGCTTGACTGCGACTCCTGTATAG
- a CDS encoding ABC transporter ATP-binding protein: MLRQSLTVFRYSGRAVSLVWTTSRSLTILLASLTLVAGLLPAAISYISKLIVDAVVFASQVHSQSNGFVNIYPSLSYVGLEAIAVILLAGSQRGITICQSLLRALMGQRVNVLILEKALTLDLRQFEDSEFYDKLTNARREASVRPLSLVNRTFGLVQNALSLFTYGILLVNFSGWAVVVLILAAMPVFIAETKFAGEGFRLFSWRAAETRQQHYLENLLAREDFVTEVKLYQLGEMLLGRYRNLFNQLYGEDRDLTLRRGFWGYLLSLVSTGAFYLAYAWIVLETVQGKISLGDMTMYLTVFRQGQSTFSNALTSIGGMYEDNLYLSNLYDFLEEEVPKSWGNATIGLNSQDGIRFENVSFTYPGSSKPALTNISLHLKPREKLAIVGENGSGKTTLIKLLTRLYTPDSGRIFLDGLDLQEWDVDVLRRRIGVIFQNFVRYQFTVGENIGVGDVEHLENKTRWRTAAEKGMSQSFIDQLPQSFQTQLGRWFKGGQELSGGQWQKIALSRAFMRSQADILVLDEPTSAIDAQAEFEIFNHFRAITQNQMVLLISHRFSTVRMADKILVIENGEVIEQGTHEELLQLGGRYAKLFLLQAAGYQ, from the coding sequence ATCCTGCGCCAATCACTGACGGTTTTTCGCTACAGTGGACGGGCTGTAAGCCTAGTATGGACTACTAGCCGATCGCTTACTATTCTTCTGGCGAGTTTAACTTTGGTGGCTGGTCTTTTACCGGCGGCGATATCCTACATCAGTAAGTTAATTGTGGATGCAGTGGTATTTGCCTCTCAAGTTCATTCACAAAGCAATGGTTTTGTCAATATTTATCCTTCTCTATCTTATGTAGGATTAGAAGCGATCGCTGTAATTTTACTAGCAGGCAGTCAGCGAGGAATCACCATTTGTCAGTCGTTATTGCGGGCACTAATGGGTCAGCGAGTGAATGTACTCATCTTAGAAAAGGCGCTAACACTCGATCTTAGGCAGTTTGAAGACTCAGAATTTTATGACAAATTGACCAATGCGCGACGAGAAGCATCAGTTCGTCCCCTTTCTTTAGTAAACCGCACCTTTGGGTTAGTGCAAAATGCTCTTTCCCTATTCACCTACGGTATTTTGCTAGTAAATTTCTCAGGTTGGGCGGTGGTGGTGCTGATTTTGGCAGCTATGCCTGTATTTATTGCCGAAACAAAGTTTGCTGGAGAAGGCTTTCGCTTATTTAGTTGGCGTGCGGCAGAAACTCGTCAACAGCACTACTTAGAAAATCTGCTAGCAAGAGAAGATTTTGTCACAGAAGTCAAACTCTACCAACTGGGAGAGATGTTGCTAGGGCGTTACCGCAACCTATTCAATCAACTCTATGGCGAAGACCGCGATTTAACTCTGCGGCGAGGATTTTGGGGGTATCTCCTAAGTTTAGTTAGTACTGGTGCTTTTTACCTAGCTTATGCTTGGATTGTACTGGAAACAGTGCAAGGTAAGATTTCCTTGGGAGATATGACAATGTATCTCACTGTGTTTCGCCAAGGACAATCTACTTTTTCCAATGCCCTCACTTCTATTGGAGGGATGTATGAGGACAACCTATATTTATCAAATCTCTACGATTTTCTCGAAGAAGAAGTACCAAAATCTTGGGGTAATGCAACCATTGGTTTAAATTCCCAAGATGGTATCCGTTTTGAGAACGTATCATTTACTTATCCAGGAAGTTCCAAGCCAGCGTTGACAAACATTTCGCTGCATTTGAAACCGAGAGAGAAACTGGCAATTGTCGGTGAAAACGGTTCCGGTAAGACTACCTTAATCAAACTACTTACCCGACTCTACACCCCTGACTCTGGGCGAATTTTCTTAGATGGCTTGGATTTGCAAGAATGGGATGTGGATGTATTGCGGCGTCGCATTGGTGTAATTTTTCAGAACTTTGTCCGCTACCAGTTCACTGTGGGGGAGAATATTGGCGTCGGAGATGTAGAACATCTCGAAAACAAAACTCGCTGGCGAACTGCTGCTGAAAAAGGCATGTCCCAATCATTTATTGACCAATTACCTCAAAGCTTCCAGACTCAACTTGGTCGTTGGTTTAAGGGAGGACAGGAACTTTCTGGGGGACAGTGGCAGAAAATTGCTTTGTCTCGTGCTTTTATGCGATCGCAAGCAGATATCTTGGTGTTAGATGAACCAACATCAGCAATAGATGCCCAAGCTGAGTTTGAGATTTTCAATCATTTTCGCGCTATTACTCAAAATCAGATGGTACTTTTGATTTCCCATCGCTTCTCAACGGTACGAATGGCTGACAAAATCCTAGTTATAGAAAACGGGGAAGTTATAGAACAAGGAACTCACGAAGAACTGTTACAGCTAGGAGGACGTTATGCCAAATTGTTTTTGTTACAAGCAGCTGGTTATCAATAG
- a CDS encoding Uma2 family endonuclease — MQITKQRYYTPEEYLELEEAADYKSEYIDGEIIPMAGGTVNHNQIALNLSTELNFAFKKQNYRVFMGDVRLWITQKRTYTYPDVMILADEPEFFNNRKDIILNPQIIVEVLSKSTKGYDREDKFQAYRTISTFQEYLLIDQTQIHVDQFSKTGKKQWALREYDEEDEAIALVTVPFEISLQDLYNKVKFEPVELEGESADVEGLG; from the coding sequence ATGCAAATAACAAAACAGCGATACTATACCCCAGAGGAATATTTAGAGCTAGAAGAAGCTGCTGACTACAAAAGTGAATATATTGATGGGGAAATAATTCCTATGGCGGGTGGAACAGTAAATCATAATCAAATAGCACTCAACTTAAGTACTGAGTTAAATTTCGCTTTTAAAAAGCAGAACTACCGGGTTTTTATGGGTGATGTTCGTCTATGGATAACCCAAAAGCGTACCTACACTTATCCAGATGTGATGATTCTGGCGGATGAACCAGAGTTTTTTAACAACCGAAAGGATATAATTCTGAATCCACAGATTATTGTTGAGGTTTTATCAAAATCTACCAAAGGCTACGATCGCGAAGATAAATTTCAGGCTTACCGCACTATTTCCACTTTCCAAGAATACCTGTTAATTGACCAAACTCAGATTCATGTAGATCAATTTTCTAAAACTGGGAAAAAGCAATGGGCACTTCGTGAATATGATGAAGAAGATGAAGCGATCGCACTTGTAACCGTACCCTTTGAGATTTCCTTACAGGATTTATACAACAAAGTTAAGTTTGAGCCTGTTGAGTTGGAAGGGGAAAGTGCTGATGTTGAGGGATTGGGGTAA